The Curtobacterium sp. MCSS17_015 genomic sequence GACGAGACCGAGGACGACGGCCGCGACGCCGATGACGCAGGCGATCGTGAACTGCACCCACATGAACCACTCGATCATGCGTTCGCTCCTGCAGCCGTGGGGAAGTTCGTGATGACGCGGAGCTGACCGCGCCGGACCGCCACGAGGCCGACGAGACGATCAGCACCGGTGGCGATCGCCGCGACGGGCCCGTCCGAGTCCGGGTGGTCGACGGTGATCCGCTTGCCGTCGCCGAGGTCCTTCGCCTCGGCGCCGTCGAGTTGGACGACCGGGAACAGGCGTCGGGCGACGTCGACCGGTCGCGCGAGGGCGCCTCGGACGTCGACGGACTCGTCCTCGAGGTCGACGGCGTGGTCAACCGAGAACGGACCGACCACGGTCCGGCGGAGGGCCGTCAGGTGCGCGCCGGTCCCCAGGGCGAGGCCGACGTCGCGCGCCAGTGCCCGGACGTAGGTGCCGGACGAGCAGGACACGACGACGTCGAGGTCGGCCACGGGGACCTCCCGACCGTCGACCGAGACCACCCGGTCGGCCCGACCGCGGACCTCGAAGCGGTCGACGGTCACCCGGCGTGCCCGGAGCGTGACGGCTTCGCCCTTGCGTGCGAGGTCGTACGCGCGACGCCCGTCGACCTTGATGGCGCTGACGGTCGACGGGACCTGGTCGATCGGCCCGCGGAGCGCTGCCACCGCTGCCTCGATCGCCTGGGCGGAGACCGCTCCGGCGGGTGCTCCGAGCGCCGACACCGGATCGCCGTCGGCGTCGTCCGAGTCGGTCGCGACGCCGAGTCGGACCGTCGCCGTGTAGGTCTTGCCGAGCCCGACGAGGTGCGTCAGGAGTCGTGTGGACGGCCCGACGCCCAGGATCAACAGCCCCGTCGCCATCGGGTCGAGGGTGCCGGCGTGGCCGATCTTCTTGAGGCCGAGTCGGCGCCGGGCGATCGAGACCACGCGGTGACTCGAGATGCCCTGCGGCTTGTCGACGAGGAGGATGCCGTCGGGCGGGGTCACGAGCACCGCAGCAGCGTAGCAGCGTGACCGCACGCCGTGGTCGGAGGACCGCCAGGCGTCAGCAGGCGTCGTTCCACTCGCGGCGGGGGTGTTCCGGATCCGTGACGTCGAGCACCGCGGACGCGGCGATCTTGACGTCCGCGCGACGCTCGAGCCGCCCGGCTTCCTGCTCGACCCAGAGGGACCAACGCCACAGCGACCGTGTCCCCGCTGCGAGCAGCCCGGCACCGTGCACGACGAGTACGCCGTCCCCCGCCCCCGTGGTCCGGAACGGTGTCACGAGGTCGGCGCGGAGCGTGTCGACGTCGGTCGAGGGTGCGGCTGCGGCCATCGCGTGGACGCCGTGTCGCTCGAAGCCGGCCACGAGCGCGGCGGCGACGTGCTCGAGGTCGATGCCGTCCTGCCCGTCGACGGCGATGACGGTTCGGTTCGTCCCGACCTGTGCGATCACCTCACTCGCGATCGCGGCCATCGTGTCGGTCTCCTGCGGTGCCCAGCGTGCCATGGGACCACCGTAGGCTGTCGTGGTGAACGCGGGCCGAGCCTCCAGTCCGTCGGTGGACGACGCTGATCTCCACAGGCGGTCCGACATCGCGTCCCCCCTGCTCACCTGGTTCCGACACGAGGCGCGCGACCTGCCGTGGCGACGCCCGGGGTTCCCGGCCTGGGGCACGCTGGTCAGCGAGATCATGCTGCAGCAGACGCAGGTCGCGCGGGTCGTGCCCCGACTTCAGGCGTGGCTCACGCGCTGGCCCACCCCGGCGGACCTCGCGGCCTCACCCCCGGCCGACGCGGTGCGGGCCTGGGACCGGCTCGGCTACCCACGTCGTGCCCTCGCGCTGCACGCGGCGGCGACCGCCATCGCCGAGCGACACGGCAACGTCGTGCCGCGCGACGTCGACGACCTCCTGGCCCTTCCCGGGGTCGGGGACTACACCGCACGCGCCGTCGCGGTCTTCGCGTACGGCGACCGGCACCCGGTCGTCGACGTCAACGTCCGCCGCGTGCTCGCGCGGGCCGTGCTCGGGCAGGGCGAGCCCGGACCGGCGAAGGCGAAGCAGGACCTGCCGCTCATGGAGTCCGTGCTCCCCGAGGACCGCGACGACGCCGCGGCCACGAACGCCGCGGTGATGGAGCTCGGGGCGCTCGTGTGCGTCGCCCGGGCCCCGGCGTGCGACGCGTGCCCGATCGCGGACCGCTGCGCCTGGCGCCTGGCGGGGTACCCCGATCACGACGGACCGCGGGCACCGAGACAGTCGCGCTTCGCCGGTAGCGACCGGCAGGTGCGGGGGCTGATCATGGCTGAGCTGCGCGCGAGTGACGTGCCGGTCACGCAGGACGAGATCGCGCTGGTGTGGCCGGACGCCGAGCAGCGCGACCGCGCGCTCGCGTCCCTGCTCCGCGACGGTCTGGCCGAGGGCGACGACGCCGAGGGGTACCGGCTCCCGCGCGGATGAGACCGGCGCGCGACGACGCGCCGGTGCCCGTCACCACAGGCGAGGGCGCCGGCGCGCGTCGGCGGGTCCGCGGCCTCAGCTCCGCGCGGGGTCTGCCCCCGCGTCGTCGTCGTCTTCCTCGTCCTCGTCCTCGTCCTCGTCGTGCTTGTACGGATTGGCGTCGCCGGCGTAGGTGGCACCAGCCGACGCCGCCCGCACCTGCTCGTCCCGCATCTGGGCCTGCACGAGCAGGTCCTCCATGTGCGCCGAGGTCTCGGGCAGGGCATCGGCGATGAACTCGAGCGACGGCGTCAACCGGGCTGTGATGTTCTTCCCGACCTCGCTGCGGAGCATGCCGGTCGCGGCCTTGAGCGCCGCGGCGGAGTCCGCTCGCTCCTCGTCGGTGCCGTAGACGGTGTAGAAGATCGACGCGTGCTGCAGGTCGCCGGTCACGCGGACGTCGGTGATCGTGACGAAGCCGAGACGCGGGTCCCGCAGGCCCTTGTCGAGCCGACGAGCGACGACTTCCTTGATGCGGTCCGCCATCTTGCGGGCGCGCTGCGGGTCAGCCATGGGTTCCTCCTTGCGGAACGGGGTGAGGCCCCGCCCCTCCGTTCGGAGGGGCGGGGCCCAGGGGTACTCAGTGCGATCAGTCGCGCGGCTTCTCGACGAGCTCGGTGGTCTCGATCTCGTCGCCGATCTGGATGTCGTTGAACTTGCCCAGACCGATACCGGCTTCGAAGTCCGTGCGGA encodes the following:
- the truB gene encoding tRNA pseudouridine(55) synthase TruB, with amino-acid sequence MLVTPPDGILLVDKPQGISSHRVVSIARRRLGLKKIGHAGTLDPMATGLLILGVGPSTRLLTHLVGLGKTYTATVRLGVATDSDDADGDPVSALGAPAGAVSAQAIEAAVAALRGPIDQVPSTVSAIKVDGRRAYDLARKGEAVTLRARRVTVDRFEVRGRADRVVSVDGREVPVADLDVVVSCSSGTYVRALARDVGLALGTGAHLTALRRTVVGPFSVDHAVDLEDESVDVRGALARPVDVARRLFPVVQLDGAEAKDLGDGKRITVDHPDSDGPVAAIATGADRLVGLVAVRRGQLRVITNFPTAAGANA
- a CDS encoding A/G-specific adenine glycosylase, which produces MLTWFRHEARDLPWRRPGFPAWGTLVSEIMLQQTQVARVVPRLQAWLTRWPTPADLAASPPADAVRAWDRLGYPRRALALHAAATAIAERHGNVVPRDVDDLLALPGVGDYTARAVAVFAYGDRHPVVDVNVRRVLARAVLGQGEPGPAKAKQDLPLMESVLPEDRDDAAATNAAVMELGALVCVARAPACDACPIADRCAWRLAGYPDHDGPRAPRQSRFAGSDRQVRGLIMAELRASDVPVTQDEIALVWPDAEQRDRALASLLRDGLAEGDDAEGYRLPRG
- the rbfA gene encoding 30S ribosome-binding factor RbfA, giving the protein MADPQRARKMADRIKEVVARRLDKGLRDPRLGFVTITDVRVTGDLQHASIFYTVYGTDEERADSAAALKAATGMLRSEVGKNITARLTPSLEFIADALPETSAHMEDLLVQAQMRDEQVRAASAGATYAGDANPYKHDEDEDEDEEDDDDAGADPARS